Proteins encoded within one genomic window of Cucumis sativus cultivar 9930 chromosome 3, Cucumber_9930_V3, whole genome shotgun sequence:
- the LOC101213141 gene encoding MLP-like protein 34 — protein MSQTESIWAKVPLKSPPEKFYGFFRNHMGDLVHMFPDNFQSFQFLEGESFTTGSVMHWQYHLGSPAAAKIKMRVVDDVKKSIVYEFMDGDVLKHYKVFRAKLEAVNGGLNKVGGNFAKWTIEYQKANENVPSPETYMELAVKVSKGLDAYIFKN, from the exons atgagcCAAACTGAGAGCATTTGGGCAAAGGTTCCGCTAAAATCTCCCCCTGAGAAGTTCTATGGGTTCTTCAGGAACCATATGGGGGATTTGGTTCATATGTTTCCTGATAACTTCCAAAGCTTTCAGTTTCTTGAAGGGGAGAGCTTCACTACTGGCAGTGTTATGCATTGGCAATACCACCTTG GAAGCCCAGCAGCAGCAAAGATAAAGATGAGAGTTGTGGATGATGTGAAGAAGTCCATAGTTTATGAATTTATGGATGGAGATGTTCTGAAGCATTACAAAGTTTTTAGAGCAAAACTTGAAGCTGTTAATGGAGGCTTAAACAAAGTTGGAGGAAACTTTGCAAAATGGACTATTGAATATCAGAaggcaaatgaaaatgttccTTCACCAGAAACTTACATGGAATTGGCCGTCAAAGTTTCCAAAGGCCTTGATGCATATATTTTCAAGAACTAA
- the LOC101212904 gene encoding kirola gives MSRSDSIVAKVELKSNIEKFYGFFRNHVEDLMNLFPDLYQGIDLVEGQYLSAGSVILFKYHLGADQVVSEKWLIRAVDDAKKCIIYEAIEGDLQKYYKVLRAKLEVVHGRSSKIGRGSFAKWTIEFEKANENVPSPDSHMEIFVKISKGVDAYCLSKQGN, from the exons atgagcCGAAGTGATAGCATTGTTGCAAAGGTTGAGCTAAAATCTAATATTGAGAAGTTCTATGGCTTCTTCAGAAACCATGTGGAAGATTTGATGAATCTATTTCCTGATTTGTACCAAGGCATTGATCTTGTAGAAGGGCAATATTTATCTGCTGGATCTGTTATACTATTTAAATACCATCTTG GAGCTGATCAAGTTGTTTCAgaaaaatggttaattagAGCTGTGGATGATGcaaaaaaatgcataatcTACGAAGCTATTGAAGGAGATTTGCAAAAGTATTACAAAGTTCTTAGAGCAAAGCTGGAAGTTGTTCATGGAAGATCAAGCAAAATAGGAAGAGGAAGCTTCGCAAAATGGACTATTGAGTTTGAAAAGGCTAATGAGAATGTGCCTTCACCTGACAGCCACATGGaaatttttgtcaaaatttccAAAGGAGTTGATGCTTATTGTCTTTCCAAACAAGGTaactaa